The Methyloferula stellata AR4 genome includes a window with the following:
- a CDS encoding SEL1-like repeat protein: MRKAAPWSIDGIKPDIREAAREAARRQGLSLSAWLNDIIITQAAELGIDADEMDSDERLEAVAARLHQLDERDERQTPSTRTHSRAPRDDRWRGHADEGYEPVSSEPARERPIREQLMQERPTQERAKNERSLMERLRAQEAEALLEAAIGAFEHSIAKSQKQTARSFEAVAQRLTNIEQHLTQRPQDDGTKPIRSALARLEERLDSFAQTPPPAPPRDDAGLKRLESKLDALLSGSALSTQRPVAKQEWRNSLQSAVAEIGRKQQLLNGEASDRRPLARRAAFDRQPASTHAADLQALQRDIAALGVKLEEMQLQDLAKDLTRMRTDIGTMSAGMADLAPRDSVTAIESAIRNLTTRIETSREDGMRETLLKPITELVDGLRNSLGSIDPHPSIDGLGREIKTISDRLEAMAGQPHEPAQLGRVQAQIQEIHGLLTAAASHPFSFEEIERKVAALSEQMERQKGLGPMPSDEEFLSPRLQQTQVDSLAKIEDRLDDLSRKIETAVVGRPAAGSKMDAESLEAVVKVLADKFTAAQDPRAGQAAFESLQGQIAELARRLEQTDSGFSALPALQRSVNELFTHLDETRFAAHEAAQSAARNAAHEAVREVMEHKDLIAGNASEEPAITREIADLRAVQDEAGRRTHSTLNAVHETLEKIVDRLAMLEEEMGDAREVAAQEQRLSEQNAIFARYRGNEMASSQSASVQPGNREPRPADDKRPAPSPTTDFLIEPGTLFPNAKEASAEIHSADGTVSDPARSRADFIAAARRAAQAAQADHEMARPRIPIGGPKDTTPSAGIITQARDFLTNHKRQLTLSIAALFLAVGAYAVIRTMSHSSTDVSSNTANAAVHSMTESRLDTHADRKAGPRGQTNDIALNIPQRQMPRDVTPAPPGDSSPGPKPNPPAPNPEAPPSGLPLMAIGGGAQPQPQRSIAGSDPIVTGAITASKTVAPAPESPAAARALRDLADAGNAAAQYELATRYAEGRLIPRDFKLAADWYEKAAARGLGPAQYRLGSLYEKGIGVTRDLARAREWYEKAANQGHSHAMHNLAVLIAEGGDGKPDYATAAIWFRKAAELGIRDSQYNLAILYARGLGVQQDLVQSYKWFAVAAAQGDEDAGKKREDVAAKLDAKALAEAKAAVDSFQPREADHAANEVQTPPGGWEAPAPVQTLPKLAKPKISRL, encoded by the coding sequence ATGAGAAAAGCTGCACCCTGGAGTATTGACGGCATCAAGCCTGATATTCGCGAAGCCGCCAGGGAAGCCGCCCGCCGTCAGGGGTTAAGCCTCAGCGCCTGGCTGAACGACATCATCATCACCCAAGCTGCCGAACTCGGGATCGACGCCGACGAGATGGATTCCGACGAGCGGCTGGAGGCTGTCGCCGCGCGTCTTCATCAGCTCGATGAGCGCGACGAGCGCCAAACCCCATCCACGCGCACGCACTCCCGCGCTCCGCGCGACGACAGATGGCGCGGTCACGCTGATGAGGGCTACGAGCCGGTCTCGTCGGAGCCCGCCCGCGAGCGGCCGATTCGCGAGCAGCTCATGCAAGAACGCCCCACGCAAGAACGGGCCAAAAATGAGCGGTCCTTGATGGAGCGTCTGCGCGCCCAGGAGGCCGAAGCTCTGCTCGAGGCCGCCATCGGCGCTTTCGAACATAGTATCGCTAAAAGCCAGAAGCAGACGGCGCGATCCTTCGAGGCTGTCGCCCAGCGATTGACGAATATCGAACAGCATCTGACGCAGCGCCCCCAGGATGACGGCACCAAGCCGATCAGGAGCGCCCTGGCGCGGCTCGAGGAACGGCTCGACTCATTCGCGCAAACGCCGCCGCCGGCCCCGCCGCGCGACGATGCCGGACTGAAAAGACTTGAAAGCAAGCTCGATGCGCTCCTCAGCGGCTCGGCGCTTTCGACGCAAAGACCGGTTGCAAAACAAGAGTGGCGAAACTCGCTTCAATCGGCCGTCGCCGAGATCGGCCGCAAACAACAGCTTTTGAACGGCGAAGCATCGGATCGCAGGCCTCTGGCGCGGCGCGCCGCCTTCGACAGGCAGCCGGCATCAACCCATGCAGCCGATCTACAGGCCCTGCAGCGCGACATCGCGGCGCTTGGCGTGAAGCTCGAAGAGATGCAGCTGCAGGATCTCGCAAAAGATCTGACACGGATGCGAACCGATATCGGCACCATGTCGGCCGGCATGGCCGATCTCGCGCCGCGCGACTCTGTGACGGCGATCGAATCGGCCATCCGCAATCTGACGACCCGCATCGAAACCTCGCGCGAAGACGGAATGCGCGAGACTTTGCTGAAGCCCATCACAGAACTCGTCGATGGTCTGCGCAATTCGCTCGGGTCGATCGATCCGCATCCCTCGATCGATGGGCTCGGACGCGAAATCAAGACGATCAGCGACAGGCTCGAAGCCATGGCCGGCCAGCCGCATGAGCCGGCCCAGCTCGGTCGCGTCCAGGCGCAAATTCAGGAGATTCACGGCCTGCTGACGGCTGCGGCCTCGCATCCTTTTTCCTTCGAAGAGATCGAAAGAAAAGTCGCGGCGCTCAGCGAGCAGATGGAGCGGCAAAAGGGTCTCGGACCCATGCCGTCCGATGAGGAGTTTCTGTCGCCAAGGCTGCAGCAAACGCAAGTCGACTCCCTGGCCAAGATCGAAGACCGGCTCGACGATCTTTCGCGCAAGATCGAGACGGCGGTCGTCGGACGTCCCGCCGCAGGCTCCAAGATGGACGCGGAGTCGCTCGAGGCGGTGGTCAAGGTGCTGGCCGATAAATTCACCGCCGCGCAAGACCCGCGTGCCGGACAAGCCGCCTTCGAATCCCTGCAAGGCCAGATCGCCGAATTGGCCCGGCGGCTGGAGCAAACCGATTCGGGCTTTTCGGCGCTCCCGGCCCTGCAACGCTCGGTGAACGAGCTTTTCACGCATCTCGACGAAACGCGCTTCGCAGCCCATGAGGCCGCGCAGAGCGCCGCGCGAAATGCCGCGCATGAAGCCGTGCGCGAGGTGATGGAGCACAAGGACCTGATCGCCGGCAACGCCTCGGAGGAACCGGCGATCACGCGCGAAATCGCGGATCTGCGCGCCGTTCAGGACGAAGCCGGCAGGCGGACCCATTCGACCTTGAATGCCGTTCACGAGACGCTAGAAAAAATCGTCGACCGCCTTGCCATGCTCGAAGAAGAGATGGGCGACGCGCGGGAAGTTGCCGCGCAGGAGCAGCGGCTTTCCGAACAAAACGCCATTTTCGCGCGCTATCGCGGCAATGAGATGGCTTCGAGCCAATCGGCCTCGGTGCAGCCGGGCAACCGCGAGCCCCGGCCCGCCGATGATAAACGGCCGGCTCCGAGTCCCACCACCGATTTTCTGATCGAGCCCGGCACTCTATTCCCGAATGCCAAGGAGGCTTCGGCGGAAATCCACTCCGCCGATGGCACGGTCTCCGATCCGGCACGAAGCCGTGCCGATTTCATCGCAGCGGCGCGCCGCGCGGCACAGGCCGCGCAGGCCGATCACGAGATGGCGCGGCCGCGCATACCGATCGGCGGACCGAAAGACACGACTCCCTCCGCCGGCATCATCACGCAAGCCCGTGATTTTCTCACAAACCACAAACGTCAGCTCACCTTGAGCATCGCGGCTCTGTTTCTGGCGGTCGGCGCCTATGCCGTGATCAGAACCATGAGCCACTCGTCCACCGATGTGTCCTCGAACACGGCCAATGCCGCCGTTCACAGCATGACGGAGTCTCGATTGGACACGCATGCCGACCGTAAGGCCGGTCCGCGTGGCCAAACCAACGATATCGCGCTCAACATACCGCAGCGGCAGATGCCGCGCGACGTCACTCCGGCGCCACCCGGCGACTCAAGCCCGGGTCCGAAGCCAAACCCGCCGGCACCGAACCCGGAGGCCCCGCCGAGCGGTCTCCCGCTGATGGCGATCGGCGGAGGCGCTCAGCCGCAACCGCAGAGATCGATCGCCGGTAGCGATCCGATCGTCACCGGCGCGATTACCGCGTCTAAAACCGTTGCACCGGCGCCCGAGTCACCTGCCGCCGCGCGGGCGTTGCGCGACCTGGCGGATGCAGGCAACGCGGCAGCCCAATATGAATTGGCGACCCGCTATGCCGAAGGACGGCTGATCCCGCGCGATTTCAAACTCGCGGCCGATTGGTACGAGAAGGCCGCCGCCCGTGGATTGGGTCCAGCCCAATATCGTCTGGGCTCGCTCTATGAGAAAGGGATTGGCGTCACCCGCGATCTGGCGCGTGCCAGAGAATGGTATGAAAAGGCCGCCAATCAGGGCCATTCTCACGCCATGCATAATCTCGCGGTTCTCATCGCCGAAGGCGGCGACGGCAAGCCGGATTATGCGACCGCCGCGATCTGGTTCCGCAAGGCGGCCGAACTCGGCATTCGCGACAGCCAATATAATCTCGCGATTCTCTACGCCCGTGGGCTAGGCGTGCAGCAGGATCTGGTTCAATCCTATAAGTGGTTCGCGGTGGCGGCGGCGCAGGGCGACGAAGACGCGGGCAAGAAGCGCGAAGACGTCGCGGCAAAGCTCGATGCCAAGGCGCTTGCCGAGGCGAAGGCAGCCGTCGATTCCTTCCAGCCTCGTGAAGCCGACCATGCGGCAAACGAGGTTCAAACGCCACCTGGCGGCTGGGAGGCCCCGGCTCCGGTGCAGACCCTGCCGAAACTCGCCAAGCCGAAAATCTCGCGCCTGTAA
- the pdeM gene encoding ligase-associated DNA damage response endonuclease PdeM yields MSPSPKAAKTAARLHLAGASFVMDPSGALYWPDEHLLAVADLHFEKGSSYAARRVFLPPYDTAATLMRLLELVCLYEPKRIVALGDSFHDAAASTRLMAQDRARIRALQAGRDWIWITGNHDPQAPSGLDGDVVAELAIGAIRFRHEPQGDGAEGEIAGHLHPMARIGGLGGTVRRRCFVSDGSRCVLPAFGAYAGGLNLRDKAFGFLFREADRFAHILGRSQVYRVPHHFCLPD; encoded by the coding sequence TTGTCTCCTAGTCCCAAGGCCGCTAAAACCGCGGCACGCTTGCATCTGGCCGGTGCGAGCTTCGTGATGGACCCGTCCGGCGCGCTCTATTGGCCGGATGAACATCTTCTCGCCGTCGCCGACCTGCATTTCGAAAAAGGCTCGTCCTATGCGGCGCGGCGGGTGTTTCTGCCGCCTTACGATACGGCGGCGACGCTCATGCGGCTTTTGGAGCTTGTCTGCCTCTATGAGCCAAAGCGCATCGTTGCGCTCGGCGATTCCTTTCACGATGCCGCGGCGAGCACCCGATTGATGGCGCAGGATCGCGCCCGCATCCGCGCCTTGCAGGCTGGCCGTGATTGGATCTGGATCACCGGCAATCATGACCCGCAAGCACCGTCCGGTCTCGACGGCGATGTCGTCGCGGAATTGGCGATCGGCGCCATTCGCTTCCGGCATGAGCCGCAAGGAGATGGCGCAGAAGGCGAGATCGCCGGCCATTTGCATCCGATGGCGCGCATCGGCGGGCTCGGGGGCACGGTGCGGCGGCGCTGTTTCGTGAGCGATGGCAGCCGCTGCGTTCTGCCGGCCTTTGGCGCCTATGCGGGCGGTCTCAATTTGAGGGATAAGGCCTTCGGCTTTCTGTTTCGTGAGGCGGACCGCTTCGCGCATATTCTGGGGCGCAGCCAAGTCTATCGTGTGCCCCACCATTTTTGTTTGCCGGATTGA
- a CDS encoding MerR family transcriptional regulator produces the protein MRFIERQRRLKEVRMSRLGLNRDQKSDNSGGRGIGSRASAPHDELLFTIGAMARDFSISLRALRFYEDRGLLHPIRRGSTRLYTAADRQHLELILRGKRLGFTLAEIHEIIDARRDKMGDLESTLQPEQIIAQIHHLERQREEIDEAISALRNAQQRLTEGWPLPPLENGSSSGASVFEA, from the coding sequence ATGCGCTTTATCGAGCGGCAACGACGATTGAAGGAGGTTCGGATGAGCCGGTTGGGGCTGAATCGCGATCAGAAATCAGACAATTCGGGGGGAAGGGGAATAGGCAGTCGCGCTTCGGCGCCGCATGACGAGCTTCTTTTTACCATAGGGGCGATGGCCCGGGACTTCAGTATCAGCCTGCGCGCGCTTCGATTTTACGAAGATCGCGGGCTTCTCCATCCGATCCGGCGCGGCTCGACGCGCCTCTATACCGCAGCCGATCGGCAGCACCTTGAACTGATCCTCCGAGGCAAACGATTGGGATTCACCTTGGCGGAAATCCACGAGATCATCGATGCGCGCCGGGACAAGATGGGGGATTTGGAGTCGACGCTGCAACCCGAGCAGATCATCGCGCAAATCCATCATCTCGAACGCCAGCGCGAAGAAATCGACGAAGCCATCAGCGCTTTGCGCAATGCGCAGCAAAGATTGACCGAAGGGTGGCCATTGCCACCTCTCGAAAATGGCTCTTCCTCCGGCGCGTCGGTTTTCGAGGCGTAA
- a CDS encoding DUF6460 domain-containing protein: MTNEQDLYSRATPRWLENGAQPEAKMPQWTPPSPIDRFLGGSPGAVVLKLIFVSLVVGALMMWLDLHPVDLWRGLVRFANRIWSLGFDAVREVGDYILAGAMVVLPVWLILRLLNMRHAR, translated from the coding sequence ATGACGAACGAACAGGATCTTTATTCACGCGCGACGCCCAGATGGCTCGAAAATGGCGCCCAGCCGGAGGCCAAAATGCCGCAATGGACGCCGCCTTCGCCGATCGACCGTTTTCTCGGCGGTTCGCCGGGAGCGGTCGTTTTGAAGCTCATTTTCGTGTCATTGGTCGTCGGCGCCCTGATGATGTGGCTCGACCTCCATCCGGTCGATCTTTGGCGCGGCCTCGTGCGCTTCGCCAACCGCATTTGGTCGCTTGGTTTCGATGCCGTTCGCGAAGTCGGCGATTATATCCTGGCCGGTGCCATGGTCGTCTTGCCGGTCTGGCTCATCTTGCGGCTGCTGAATATGCGCCACGCGCGGTAA
- a CDS encoding sulfite exporter TauE/SafE family protein produces the protein MQIYLPIAGLPVDVFTVLGLSVAVGFISGLFGVGGGFLMTPLLIFLGIPPAVAVASVSSQIAASSVTGALAYWRRRAVDFKLGTILTLGGIVGAVLGVVFFNAMRRQGHLDAVIVFSYIALLGSIGGLMLFESLKAILFPRIGDAAQPLAARHGWAANLPFKMQFHHSGLEISTIPLFLLAVFIGFFGALLGVGGGFILVPALIYIFRVPTAVVVGTSLVQQLITMVIATFLHAATNHSVDILLSLILMLGATFGAQFGARAHISIRPDYFRLLLGLLVFGVALRFAADVLIPPRDTYSATRTDVAR, from the coding sequence GTGCAGATTTATTTGCCGATAGCCGGCCTGCCGGTCGATGTTTTCACCGTCTTGGGATTGAGCGTCGCGGTCGGTTTCATTTCCGGGCTTTTCGGCGTCGGCGGCGGATTCCTGATGACGCCGCTTCTGATCTTTCTCGGCATTCCGCCGGCAGTCGCCGTTGCCAGCGTGTCGAGCCAGATCGCCGCCTCGTCCGTGACCGGAGCGCTCGCCTATTGGCGCCGCCGCGCTGTGGATTTCAAACTCGGCACCATCCTCACGCTCGGCGGCATCGTCGGCGCCGTGCTCGGCGTCGTCTTTTTCAACGCGATGCGGCGACAAGGCCATCTCGATGCGGTGATCGTCTTTTCCTATATCGCGCTTCTCGGCAGCATCGGCGGGTTGATGCTGTTTGAAAGCCTCAAGGCGATTTTATTTCCGCGCATAGGCGACGCTGCGCAACCGCTTGCCGCGCGCCACGGCTGGGCCGCAAATCTGCCCTTTAAAATGCAATTCCATCATTCCGGCCTCGAGATCAGCACCATCCCGCTGTTTCTTCTGGCCGTGTTCATCGGTTTCTTCGGCGCGCTGCTCGGCGTCGGCGGCGGCTTCATTCTCGTGCCGGCGCTTATCTATATTTTTCGCGTGCCCACGGCCGTCGTCGTCGGCACCTCGCTCGTCCAGCAATTGATCACCATGGTGATCGCGACATTCCTGCATGCCGCGACCAATCATTCCGTCGATATTTTGTTGAGCCTGATCCTGATGCTCGGCGCGACCTTCGGCGCGCAATTCGGCGCGCGCGCCCATATCAGCATCCGGCCCGACTATTTCCGGCTGCTGCTTGGTCTTCTCGTCTTCGGCGTGGCTTTGCGCTTCGCCGCCGATGTCTTGATCCCGCCGCGCGATACCTATTCGGCGACGCGGACGGATGTGGCGCGATGA
- a CDS encoding acyl-CoA dehydrogenase C-terminal domain-containing protein: MPSYRAPVEDVLFLLTDVLCIERFNNLPGFSEVTEDLAAAIVSEAGRFCADVLNPLNQIGDREGCVRHQNGDVTSPMGFKDAYRAFVEAGWLGLSADQMYGGQGLPYLFTVIVNEFASAANIAFAMYSGLTQGAFAAILTHGSDEQKKTYLPKMVSGAWSGTMNLTEPHCGTDLGLLKTKAIPNDDGSYAIHGQKIFISAGEHDLTENIIHLVLARIQGAPAGVKGISLFIVPKLLVGPDQTLGSRNAVSCGSIEHKMGIHGNATCVMNYDGAKAFLIGEANKGLNAMFVMMNEARLGVAVQGLGQSEIAYQNAAAYAKDRKQGRSFSAPKDQTEPEPIIVHPDIRRILLTIRGFNEAARALLLSVALDADVAHRSEDAAARQAASDRLGLLTPVLKGVLTDIGFDNTVLAQQVFGGHGYIGEWGMEQFVRDARIAMIYEGANGIQALDLVGRKLAKDNGRATTAFFAEVSGFIKENAAEPDLKPFLTLLERAAEHLRDATLWFMNNALAKPEQAAAGAYDYMHLFGLVALGYMWVRIAKAALARKARNDAVQAMDFKLLTGRFFMERMIPDSATRLARIRAGAETMMAPSADMF, from the coding sequence ATGCCAAGCTATAGGGCACCCGTCGAGGACGTTCTGTTTCTCCTGACCGATGTCTTGTGCATCGAGCGTTTCAACAATCTGCCGGGTTTCAGCGAGGTGACGGAAGATCTGGCGGCGGCCATCGTTTCCGAAGCCGGGCGCTTTTGCGCGGATGTTCTCAATCCTTTGAATCAGATCGGCGACCGCGAAGGATGCGTGCGCCATCAAAATGGCGATGTGACGAGCCCAATGGGCTTCAAGGACGCCTATCGTGCCTTCGTCGAGGCCGGCTGGCTTGGGCTTTCCGCCGATCAGATGTACGGCGGCCAAGGGCTGCCTTATCTCTTCACCGTGATCGTCAATGAATTCGCCTCCGCCGCGAATATCGCATTCGCGATGTATTCGGGCCTCACCCAAGGCGCCTTCGCGGCCATTCTCACGCATGGTTCGGACGAGCAGAAGAAAACCTATCTGCCGAAAATGGTCAGCGGCGCCTGGTCCGGCACGATGAACCTCACCGAACCGCATTGCGGCACGGATCTTGGTCTGCTGAAGACGAAAGCCATTCCAAATGACGACGGGTCCTATGCCATTCACGGCCAAAAGATTTTTATCTCCGCCGGCGAGCATGACCTGACTGAAAATATCATCCATCTGGTGCTCGCCCGCATCCAGGGCGCGCCGGCTGGTGTCAAAGGCATTTCTCTGTTCATCGTACCGAAGTTGCTGGTCGGGCCGGATCAGACGCTCGGCTCCCGCAATGCCGTCTCTTGCGGCTCGATCGAACATAAGATGGGCATTCACGGCAATGCGACATGCGTCATGAATTATGACGGTGCGAAAGCCTTTCTGATCGGCGAGGCGAACAAGGGATTGAACGCCATGTTCGTCATGATGAACGAGGCGCGCCTCGGCGTCGCGGTCCAAGGGCTCGGCCAATCCGAAATCGCCTATCAGAACGCCGCAGCCTATGCCAAGGACCGCAAGCAGGGGCGATCGTTTTCAGCGCCGAAAGATCAGACCGAGCCCGAACCGATCATCGTTCACCCGGACATTCGCCGCATTCTTCTGACGATCCGCGGCTTCAACGAAGCCGCGCGGGCCTTGCTTCTCTCGGTCGCGCTCGACGCCGACGTGGCGCATCGCTCCGAAGATGCGGCTGCGCGGCAGGCGGCGTCCGATCGTCTTGGCCTGCTCACGCCGGTTTTGAAAGGCGTGCTCACCGACATCGGCTTTGACAATACGGTTTTGGCGCAGCAGGTCTTCGGCGGTCACGGCTATATCGGCGAATGGGGCATGGAGCAATTCGTGCGCGATGCGCGGATCGCTATGATCTATGAAGGCGCCAACGGCATTCAGGCGCTCGATCTCGTCGGCCGCAAATTGGCAAAGGACAACGGCCGCGCGACCACGGCTTTCTTCGCCGAGGTTAGCGGTTTCATCAAGGAGAACGCGGCGGAGCCGGATCTCAAGCCTTTCCTCACGCTGCTTGAACGCGCAGCCGAACATTTGCGCGACGCTACTCTATGGTTCATGAACAACGCCCTCGCAAAGCCCGAACAGGCGGCGGCGGGCGCTTATGATTACATGCACCTCTTCGGTCTTGTCGCGCTGGGTTACATGTGGGTGCGGATCGCCAAGGCGGCACTCGCGCGAAAGGCGCGTAACGATGCGGTGCAGGCCATGGATTTCAAATTGCTCACCGGCAGATTTTTCATGGAGCGCATGATCCCCGATTCCGCCACGCGTCTCGCGCGCATTCGCGCCGGGGCCGAAACCATGATGGCGCCATCCGCCGACATGTTCTGA
- a CDS encoding TIGR02186 family protein gives MKAQLTALALAFLLFFCHAQIAWAEKLIVAFSSDHIAIGSDFSGAELTVFGGIERGAEDPKRNGPYDAVMIVRGPQGSVMVREKMPVGPFWLNRAQHAFQSVPSFLSILTDRPLEEVIDQKGHAQLPASVEAQFAAHEATGPESGNFAAALIRIRRAQGLFGDDSDAILFLSSTLFRTMIRLPGAAPLGHYDVEVRAFAEGEQVAMTETGFWVNRSGFEHVLATAARQHGVLYGLAVIAMALSVGFIASVIFRRD, from the coding sequence ATGAAAGCGCAATTGACGGCCCTTGCGCTGGCGTTCCTGCTTTTCTTTTGCCATGCGCAAATCGCATGGGCGGAAAAACTCATCGTCGCTTTTTCTTCCGACCATATTGCCATCGGCTCGGATTTCAGCGGCGCGGAGCTGACGGTCTTCGGCGGCATTGAACGCGGGGCCGAAGACCCGAAGCGAAACGGGCCTTATGACGCGGTCATGATCGTGCGCGGGCCGCAGGGCTCGGTCATGGTGCGGGAAAAAATGCCCGTCGGGCCATTCTGGCTCAATCGCGCCCAGCATGCGTTTCAATCCGTTCCGAGCTTTCTCTCGATTCTCACCGACCGGCCGCTCGAAGAGGTCATCGACCAAAAGGGGCACGCACAGCTCCCTGCAAGCGTCGAAGCCCAATTCGCGGCGCATGAAGCAACGGGGCCGGAGAGCGGAAATTTTGCCGCGGCCTTGATCCGCATCCGCCGCGCGCAAGGGCTCTTCGGCGACGATTCGGACGCGATCCTCTTTCTAAGTTCGACCTTGTTTCGCACCATGATAAGGCTTCCGGGCGCAGCGCCGCTCGGACATTACGATGTCGAGGTGCGGGCTTTCGCCGAAGGCGAACAGGTCGCCATGACGGAAACCGGCTTCTGGGTGAACCGCAGCGGGTTCGAACATGTGTTGGCAACGGCGGCGCGCCAACATGGCGTGCTTTACGGCCTTGCCGTCATCGCCATGGCGCTTTCCGTCGGCTTTATCGCGAGCGTGATCTTTAGGCGGGATTAG